Below is a genomic region from Melitaea cinxia chromosome 20, ilMelCinx1.1, whole genome shotgun sequence.
tcatgtcctttttaaatttaattgagatcttataagtaattttcaagttatatctaataatgtgtatttgcttgactattttctcgtcgatctacgtttgtATTACACCGCACAACTTTTCAATtcgtataccgattttaattattcttactataatcaaaagccgatgcgtgtcttgtggtcccatttaaattttatcgagatatgataactacttttgtaattgaagttggaTTATTGTTAGTACACAGTGGACAATTATTGTTAGTATGGTATTGttggttttaataattttaatttattattacagaaacCAGAGACCCAGTTACTGAATCTGTGAGAGATATAATTGAAGGAATCATTGGAATCATGAAAAACGTAGATCCGTACGAGTTAGAGAGCTATATCGTGAAATACGACTGGAAGTAAGTGTTCGttgttttttattagttttttgatCGTCCTTCTTTACCGAGATTTATCAATCAATATTTCTTGATTCCCTTCCTTCTCATATGAAATAGGTAACAAGTAATCTCTAGAAATCTCAATGATACGACTGTAGTGGATCCTCAGTGATGCTTATCATGAGGAATCATCGACTGGTGCTTGGCGTGACATGACTGTTAATTGTGCTTCTCTGATTgtgtatgttttatttgttgtaaTTTAACTATTTCTAGACACTAATTCAATTGCCTTTTTTTAGGCTTTTTCAATTTAAGGTCTCCATTGAAAGATTTTCTTTCACTGGTGCCAGCAACATTGTCATCAGAAATCTCCACAACAATGTTCTTTTTGGAACATTCGGCTTTGATTTACTTGTTCCAGAGCTCAATGCGAATCTAGGTGAGTGTGAAACTTTTCCAAAATTTTATACtgattttataagtaaattgcttaaataaatgaaacactgtctgtaattgttattttattcttgTTTAGCTAACTCTGCAATTGCTGTTACTGTTGGGGATAATTCTGTAGAAAGTGAATTAAAGGGCAGGTAAGAGTTTGCATAACTATCATTGATAGAATCTTGATACTCTATTATCTAAATAAAGAATTCCTTTCCTACTTTAATTGTATTTAcatctatgaaaaaaaaatcttactttgCGCGCTGCCATCTAACATCGAGATCCTCCAGATAATAAGTTGTAagacttcattttttttaaatataacatcaaATTGATCATTTTGTACCAATAATGTTATCTTATAAATGAGATCATTCATAGTCTCTAAATCATTTAACTCAACTCTAATCATTAAACTCAAAGATGTTgacattatttatactaaaatattgactaatgttttatttttgtattcctCTTTTAGCATATCGATTAAAAACATTCGCCTAGTTGGTCAGGTTCACTACAGAGGTTCAATTATTATCGGCGTCGAGATAGTTGGCATCTCCTTGCAGAACAGCATTGATGCTATTGAGGTGCGTATTTGGGAAttacttacaaaatatatatcgaaattaaataaaatcgttacAGGCAGTTGTCGTACAATAGTAAACTCAACTGaacactattatatatataccaatAATGTTCATATAAAACAGTATGTGCGTAACTTTTTATAGTGTAACTAACTGTAAGAGGTCACTTGTTGTGGTGTACCGGGTAACTTGAAGTATTGACCTATTCCTGTGGATCACTATGGTGTCTCCATACCTTCCTTCGCAGATTATGATTCTCCTACGTACAGAAAATTGCCTTTTGCACAGTAATTATTTGTCTACAGAATCTATCAGTTAGTTTATTTCATAACTATCAGTCGTATGTATTACTTCGCTTATTTGTCGCCGTCCTCGCTCACGTAGGACACCGGAAAATTTTCGTACAATAACCTAACTATAtgaatgttttgtattttatttttcaggcTGACCTCAGTATAGTCCGTAATGGAATTGATATCTCCGAACCTATCAATGTCTTCTTAAACGACACTCTTCCCAACACTCTCGCCAACTTCAGGGTACGTTTACTAACCTCATGGAGATCTAGAGAGATTAGTTGTTTGTTTATCAATTCTTACGCGTTATCCTTAACAAATACTTTACCGacatgaaaattatattacctACCAAGtacattaaataaagctttaattCAGTTATATCCATCTCCTTTAAGTCATATTACAGACGATACAGCAATATTATTACTCGTATTATAAAGAACCTACCTTAAAGTTTTGTTCGATGAATTACGATTTATACGAGGTCTGTTctagataataattttatgtctGAGAGTTTAACCGACGTCACTTAGTTTAGCTTTATTCCTAATAACCCGTGTAACAAACGTgttaacaattataaaatttgtgttttcaGAGCGAAATCAACGCGATACTTGCTGAAATTATCATGGCTATCATCAGACGCTTAActtattaagaataattttgagtaaatttgataattttataaattacttaattttgaaatattaaaataaaaatttagattacttattattacttgttatgtattatctttaaaatgaataaatatattataataaaacattttgtttattttacggGTCGGttattggccttagtccgtctattgcagacgatttaaacagtgtcagacagacactgagtcacctaggacactcttcaggaaaacgcagagttgcctaagctctgcgccaccctctcgacctcactggctaggcccacaggaacgacgagtcgatacgtgtggagccagttcggctgcaggagtctttcgcattttagagctatgccacgaatgcttgacggaaaccccattccgggtttcaaataaagttttccttctccaggattTCCCAGGACCCtcatgattttgagccaggtttacccctcggtcggcttttacgacccccacgaaAAGAAAGGGAGtcgtgctattctactcggccgacaccacacggcattttACGGCTAAAAAGTACGTTATTTTGCATATTTTGAGTTTCAAGTTGTTTGGATCTATCCTTAGTgttatctttttaaaaattataactataagATCTCTCTCTATTACTAAACTTTTTATTAgttgattaaataattttaaatgattacAAGAAAATCATACTGCGATCTTCAGAGTAAGAGAAATTTATTCCCCAacgttagttttaaaaattcttcatattttatatgaaatactagcttttgcccgcggcttcgctcgcgatgaattttttttaacaaaaatgtatcctatgttacttctaatacctccaacaATATGTGTCCAAAGTTTcacgatgatcggttaagtaattttcgcgtgaaagcgtaacaaacaaacttacgttcacatttataatattagtagggattatcCTAAGTATTTGCATtagaaaaatatagatatacaattattcttaattattacGTGATACGTATACGTTATTTCaactaaacttttaaaataattttgtaacctaacgatgtttatataattattatgaaaataatttgatgTACTACGATATTATATTATCAActcttaaactttaaaataaatctatactaatattataaagctgaagagtttgcttgtttgtttgtttgtttgaacgcgttaatctcaggaaccactggtccgatttgaaaaaatctttcactgttagatagtcca
It encodes:
- the LOC123663515 gene encoding uncharacterized protein LOC123663515; the encoded protein is MKNVDPYELESYIVKYDWKLFQFKVSIERFSFTGASNIVIRNLHNNVLFGTFGFDLLVPELNANLANSAIAVTVGDNSVESELKGSISIKNIRLVGQVHYRGSIIIGVEIVGISLQNSIDAIEADLSIVRNGIDISEPINVFLNDTLPNTLANFRSEINAILAEIIMAIIRRLTY